A genomic stretch from Prochlorococcus marinus str. MIT 9312 includes:
- a CDS encoding pirin family protein, producing the protein MSLQIIKIRKSQDRFSTSREWLSSKHSFSFAEHRDPKWDNFGNIRVINEDIISPNAGFNSHSHSNMEIITVVTKGAITHRDSLNNFGKVHEDEVQVMSAGTGISHSEKNEENETCKLFQIWIYPKKNNLKPVYKQTSFKNVIGENLIIDYLDLKNKLLINQDISLWRCKYKPIKEKKLPLKIDKYNWIQIIEGNLLLKNKDTNSNICLSSGDGLGFEVINYDDISIETEKKLDFLLFSMPSL; encoded by the coding sequence GTGTCTTTGCAAATTATTAAAATAAGGAAATCTCAAGATAGATTTAGCACAAGTAGAGAATGGCTAAGTTCGAAACATTCATTTTCTTTCGCAGAGCATAGAGATCCAAAATGGGATAATTTTGGGAATATTAGAGTTATAAACGAAGATATTATTTCTCCGAATGCGGGCTTTAATTCACATTCTCATTCAAATATGGAAATAATTACTGTCGTAACAAAAGGAGCAATAACGCATAGAGACTCGTTAAACAACTTTGGAAAGGTTCATGAAGATGAAGTGCAAGTTATGTCTGCAGGTACTGGGATCTCTCATAGCGAGAAGAATGAAGAAAATGAGACCTGCAAGTTGTTTCAGATTTGGATTTATCCCAAAAAAAATAATCTTAAACCTGTCTACAAGCAAACATCATTTAAAAATGTCATAGGTGAGAATCTCATTATTGATTACTTAGATCTGAAAAATAAACTTTTAATAAATCAAGATATATCTTTATGGCGTTGTAAATATAAACCTATTAAAGAAAAAAAATTGCCATTAAAAATCGATAAATATAATTGGATACAAATAATAGAAGGTAATCTTTTATTAAAAAATAAAGACACTAATTCAAATATATGTCTCTCTTCTGGAGATGGCTTGGGATTTGAAGTTATTAATTATGATGATATTTCTATAGAGACTGAAAAAAAACTAGATTTTCTTTTATTTTCAATGCCTTCCTTATAG
- a CDS encoding DUF1643 domain-containing protein yields the protein MKNLFLERNCLISQNKQYRWSLSYKISKSKKEIIFIGLNPSLSDAVFLDNTTKKIIKILKNNNYGKVKLINLFALISSNPEKLFNHKNPVGYLNNNHIYKNLKHWSENKNCDLWMGWGNKGKFLNRNKKISKKIMEYNSIRKNNFDKPLGPLLIKKTIKDNPIHPLYCSDNSILQSYF from the coding sequence TTGAAAAATTTATTTTTAGAAAGAAATTGTTTAATAAGTCAGAACAAACAATATAGATGGAGTTTAAGCTATAAGATTTCTAAATCTAAAAAAGAAATTATTTTTATTGGTTTAAATCCTTCATTATCAGATGCAGTTTTCTTGGATAATACAACAAAAAAGATAATCAAAATTTTGAAAAACAATAATTATGGCAAAGTAAAATTAATAAATTTATTTGCTCTTATTTCAAGTAATCCAGAAAAACTTTTTAATCACAAAAACCCTGTTGGTTATCTAAACAATAATCATATTTATAAAAACTTAAAACACTGGTCTGAAAATAAAAATTGTGATTTATGGATGGGTTGGGGTAACAAAGGGAAATTTTTAAATAGAAATAAAAAAATATCAAAAAAAATAATGGAATATAATTCAATTAGGAAAAATAATTTTGATAAACCTCTTGGACCGCTTCTTATTAAGAAAACAATCAAAGATAATCCAATACATCCTCTCTACTGTTCCGATAATTCCATCCTTCAATCTTATTTTTAG
- a CDS encoding DUF2214 family protein has product MLLGTLLTGELAKSALVAYVHYLGIILCFGSLLFERLTLKVGLNRNETISMIIADVVYGLAGVAILVTGILRVKYFGQGGDFYTGNPVFWIKVSLYILVGLLSLYPTTTYILWAIPLSKNKLPEISENLVKRFRLIITTELVGFSIIPLFATLMARGVGLG; this is encoded by the coding sequence ATGTTATTAGGAACTTTATTAACAGGCGAATTAGCTAAAAGTGCATTGGTAGCATATGTTCATTATTTGGGAATTATTTTGTGCTTTGGTTCTCTTTTGTTTGAAAGATTGACTCTCAAAGTAGGTCTTAATAGAAATGAAACGATCTCAATGATAATTGCAGATGTGGTTTATGGTTTGGCAGGAGTTGCAATATTAGTTACTGGTATATTGCGTGTTAAGTATTTTGGACAAGGCGGTGATTTTTATACAGGTAATCCTGTGTTTTGGATAAAGGTTTCTCTTTACATTTTGGTAGGATTACTTTCTTTATACCCAACAACAACATATATTTTATGGGCAATTCCATTGAGTAAGAATAAATTACCTGAAATTTCTGAGAACCTTGTTAAGAGGTTTAGACTCATCATCACGACCGAGTTAGTAGGCTTTTCAATAATACCTTTATTTGCAACTCTCATGGCTAGAGGTGTAGGTTTAGGTTGA
- a CDS encoding GAF domain-containing protein — MQNLVSKKEDEERRLKSLAEYRILGTKPESCYDDITKIAAATCNVPISLMTLVDKDRQWFKSKVGLQISETRRDWSFCTHAIKENSPLIIHDAFQDERFINNPLVTGDPKIRFYAGFPLKTSDGNKLGTLCVIDRKPGNLTTQQFNIMELLSRQIVSFLELRKKSLNLLDALSNLHKQEGILSVCSYCREVKNKEGDWMHLEKYLSKISDIRFSHGVCDNCMEKHFPDVIEVWNKKDFFEDGQKRYLES; from the coding sequence ATGCAGAATCTTGTGTCAAAAAAAGAAGATGAGGAAAGAAGATTAAAATCTTTAGCAGAATATAGAATTTTGGGAACCAAGCCAGAATCATGTTATGACGATATTACAAAAATTGCGGCTGCAACTTGTAATGTGCCTATTTCTTTAATGACTTTGGTTGACAAAGATAGACAATGGTTTAAGTCCAAAGTTGGACTTCAAATATCAGAAACTAGAAGAGATTGGTCTTTTTGTACCCATGCAATAAAAGAAAATAGTCCACTAATTATTCATGATGCTTTCCAAGATGAAAGATTTATAAATAATCCATTGGTAACAGGAGACCCAAAGATTCGTTTTTATGCAGGTTTCCCCCTAAAAACTAGTGATGGTAATAAGCTTGGAACTCTTTGTGTAATAGACAGAAAGCCAGGAAATCTAACTACACAACAATTCAACATCATGGAATTATTATCCAGGCAAATAGTTTCATTCTTAGAGCTTAGAAAAAAGTCATTAAACTTGCTAGATGCATTGTCTAATTTGCATAAACAGGAAGGGATTTTATCTGTATGTTCATATTGCAGAGAAGTAAAAAATAAGGAGGGAGATTGGATGCATTTGGAAAAATATCTTTCAAAAATTAGTGATATTAGATTTAGTCATGGGGTTTGTGATAATTGCATGGAAAAACATTTCCCTGATGTAATCGAAGTATGGAATAAAAAGGATTTTTTTGAAGATGGTCAAAAAAGGTATTTAGAGTCTTAG
- a CDS encoding NAD(P)/FAD-dependent oxidoreductase, with protein MEPYDLAVVGGGAAGFMTAITAAENGVKRIIILEGTSKLMEKIRISGGGRCNVTNATWIPNELVENYPRGGIQLLESFNRFASGDVFDWFEKKGLKLKIEEDLRVFPASNSSSDVIECLRKSALSKNVEILTKCFVKEILKTPDNIFKIFSLKEETVITKNIILSTGGHPSGYKLAQNLGHSIVKPVPSLFTFSTKEPNLDECSGVSIKGIDIEIKLNNKTFQNRGDLLITHWGFSGPAVLKLSSIAARELFSQKYKFNLIIKWSFLSYEELKEKINFLRLNKGKVNLINSRPVSLLTKRLWIFLLNKIGIDKEKKWADLMAYERDKMINTLMRDKYIISGKGPFGEEFVTSGGVKINEVNFKTMESLICPGLYFSGEVLDVDGITGGFNFQHCWTSGWIAGMAVSKLNQ; from the coding sequence TTGGAACCTTATGATTTAGCAGTTGTAGGAGGTGGTGCTGCTGGTTTCATGACGGCAATAACTGCTGCTGAAAATGGAGTCAAAAGAATAATAATTTTAGAAGGGACTTCAAAACTTATGGAGAAAATAAGGATTAGTGGAGGTGGAAGATGTAACGTTACTAATGCAACATGGATACCAAATGAACTAGTTGAGAATTATCCCAGAGGTGGTATTCAGCTATTGGAATCATTTAACCGTTTTGCTTCAGGAGATGTATTTGATTGGTTTGAGAAAAAAGGTTTGAAATTAAAAATTGAAGAAGATCTAAGAGTATTCCCAGCGTCAAATTCTTCTTCGGATGTTATTGAGTGCTTGAGAAAAAGTGCTTTATCAAAAAATGTAGAGATATTAACAAAATGTTTTGTGAAGGAAATTTTAAAAACTCCAGATAATATATTTAAAATTTTTAGTCTTAAAGAAGAAACGGTAATTACAAAAAATATTATTCTTTCTACTGGAGGTCACCCCAGCGGGTATAAATTGGCTCAAAATCTTGGCCACAGTATTGTTAAACCAGTACCATCACTTTTTACTTTTTCCACAAAAGAACCAAATTTAGATGAATGTAGTGGCGTATCGATAAAAGGTATAGATATTGAAATTAAATTAAATAACAAGACCTTTCAAAACAGAGGAGATTTACTTATTACTCATTGGGGTTTTAGTGGACCAGCGGTGTTAAAACTTTCATCAATTGCAGCAAGGGAACTTTTTAGCCAAAAATATAAATTCAACCTAATCATTAAATGGTCATTTTTAAGTTATGAGGAGTTGAAAGAAAAAATTAATTTTTTAAGATTAAATAAAGGTAAGGTAAATTTAATAAATAGTAGACCGGTTTCATTATTAACAAAAAGATTATGGATTTTTTTATTAAATAAAATAGGCATTGATAAAGAGAAAAAGTGGGCTGATTTAATGGCTTATGAAAGAGACAAAATGATAAATACTCTTATGCGGGATAAATATATAATTTCGGGCAAAGGACCATTTGGAGAGGAATTTGTTACTTCTGGAGGCGTAAAAATTAATGAAGTTAATTTTAAAACTATGGAGAGCTTAATTTGCCCAGGATTATATTTTTCTGGAGAAGTTTTAGATGTTGATGGGATTACAGGTGGATTTAATTTTCAACATTGTTGGACAAGTGGATGGATCGCTGGGATGGCAGTCTCAAAGTTAAATCAATAA
- a CDS encoding DMT family transporter, translated as MIGILSAFGAATSWTYACFIWRSQTQKYNSIDINLIKNLIAFLVFIPAFINLSSATELKYIFILLFSGIIGIGLGDTFYLKSLQTIGTRKTLSVETLSPLIAALSGEIFINETLTPKSWIGIIIVSISLFIILKNGINFKEGSSSFSDKNNFKIYAFPFLSVLCAVLGGLFSRIVFLQSNLSPFLTTEIRLLGAIIFLITLKRFKINFFLKNLEKKQQKRFLLSIFLGTNIGILLQQIVFKTLPLGVGWALLSTSPLISLFFAKNEEREITNNIIFFTCFLFFGLTLIIL; from the coding sequence TTGATTGGAATACTTTCTGCTTTTGGCGCGGCTACATCTTGGACTTATGCATGCTTTATTTGGCGATCACAAACTCAAAAATATAACTCAATAGATATTAATTTAATAAAAAATTTAATAGCTTTTTTAGTTTTTATTCCTGCCTTTATCAATCTCAGTTCTGCAACTGAATTGAAATACATATTTATCCTACTATTTAGTGGAATAATAGGTATTGGTTTAGGTGATACCTTCTACCTAAAGTCATTACAAACAATAGGCACAAGAAAAACTCTATCTGTAGAAACTCTTTCTCCTTTAATAGCTGCTTTGTCGGGAGAAATTTTTATTAATGAAACTTTAACACCCAAGTCATGGATTGGAATAATCATAGTATCTATTTCACTTTTCATAATTCTAAAAAATGGGATTAATTTTAAAGAGGGAAGCTCCTCTTTTTCAGATAAAAATAACTTTAAGATTTATGCATTTCCTTTTTTATCAGTTTTATGTGCTGTTTTAGGAGGTCTTTTTTCAAGGATAGTTTTCCTTCAAAGTAATTTATCTCCTTTCCTTACAACTGAGATTAGATTATTAGGTGCAATAATTTTTTTGATTACTTTAAAAAGATTTAAGATTAATTTTTTCTTAAAAAATCTAGAGAAAAAACAACAAAAAAGATTTTTGCTCTCAATATTTCTTGGAACCAATATAGGAATATTGCTTCAACAAATTGTATTTAAAACTCTTCCCTTAGGAGTAGGATGGGCTTTATTAAGTACATCTCCATTGATTTCTTTATTTTTTGCTAAGAATGAGGAAAGAGAAATTACAAACAATATAATATTTTTTACTTGTTTTTTATTTTTTGGCTTGACATTAATAATTCTTTAA
- a CDS encoding cupin domain-containing protein: MKVLITSPCSASLIIQYGIKSWPIWECEPSKFQWNYDDKEICLVIEGQAIISTQKGDIYLIKAGDLVEFPAGLSCEWEITKSIKKHYRLGS, from the coding sequence GTGAAAGTTCTAATCACTTCTCCCTGTAGTGCTAGCTTAATAATTCAGTATGGCATAAAAAGTTGGCCTATTTGGGAATGTGAGCCAAGCAAATTTCAATGGAATTACGATGATAAGGAGATTTGCTTAGTTATTGAAGGCCAAGCGATTATAAGTACCCAAAAAGGTGATATTTATTTAATTAAAGCTGGAGATCTAGTTGAGTTTCCAGCTGGGCTTTCCTGCGAGTGGGAGATAACCAAGAGTATTAAAAAACATTATCGGTTAGGTAGCTAA
- a CDS encoding DUF805 domain-containing protein, translating into MINSLNFKLCLKNFLNAYQEFWIKATDFKGFTSRSDWWFVQLANLIISFLTIPIFLKTFGFNAYGIACIIPQIAIDIRRIRDFGKDWKWIFINLIPIFGWILWFIWLGFGTSGNGKNKFI; encoded by the coding sequence ATGATAAATTCTTTGAATTTTAAGTTATGCTTAAAGAATTTCTTAAATGCATATCAAGAGTTTTGGATTAAAGCTACAGACTTCAAAGGATTCACATCAAGGTCAGACTGGTGGTTCGTTCAATTAGCGAATCTAATAATTTCTTTCCTAACTATCCCAATATTTTTAAAGACGTTTGGCTTCAATGCTTATGGAATTGCTTGCATCATTCCTCAAATAGCTATTGATATAAGAAGAATCAGAGATTTTGGTAAGGATTGGAAATGGATCTTTATAAATTTAATACCAATATTTGGATGGATTTTGTGGTTTATCTGGTTAGGATTTGGGACGTCAGGTAATGGTAAAAATAAATTTATCTAA